Sequence from the Aquimarina sp. Aq107 genome:
TGATTTTGGTTTACAGCCTATCAATAATGTAGGGCAGACATATAATAGTTTGGTTAAGATTGAGGAACGAGATCACGTATTACCACTTTTTGGTGCCAGAGCAAGGCATTTTAATTTTATGGAAGTTGAAGATATTAAGTATTACAATGTTCCTACACCACTAACAGAGCTATATTTTAAAACTACTTTCGAACAAGGGCAGCAGTTAGATGCTTTTCTTACAATTAATACTTCTCCTAGATTAAATCTTTCTATTGCATATAAAGGTAATAGGTCACTAGGTAAGTATCAACACGCATTGACCAGTACTGGTAATTTTAGAGCAATGGCTAATTATAGTACTAAAAATGATAGATATAGAATCAAAACTCATTTTGTGTCTCAGGATTTGTTGAATCAGGAAAATGGGGGGTTATCAGAAAATGGGCTCAATCAATATCTTTCTAATACAGAAGAGTTTGAGGATGCAGATGAATTTTCTGATAGAGCTGCTATAGAAGTTAATTTTGAGAATGCTGAAAGTATTTTGTTGGGCAAAAGGTTTTATCTTAATCATAGGTATTCGATCATAAAGAAAACAGATAGCTCAAGTACGGATGTAGCAGTCGGTCATATTCTAGATATAACAGATAAGTCTTTTCAGTTTGACCAGGATGCAGCTAGTGATCTTTTTGGAACGTCTTATGAAACTACTGGTGCTCTATCAGATAAAGTAGCGTTAGAAGATTTTACGAATCAACTATTTTTAAATGTTGATAATGCCTGGTTAGGTAATTTAAGAGTTAATGCCGGATATTCTGATTATAATTATGGTTATAATACGATTGTTACTCTAGAAGGAGGAACTGATATCACAAATAGGATTAAAGGTAATGTACTTACGGTAGGTGGCTCCTATCAAAAGAATTACAAAGGATTTCAATTAGCTGCTAACGGAATGTCAATCATCTCAGGAGATTTTGATGGGAATTTTCTAAATGCATCTGCAGGATATCAACTACGTGATTATGGGTTACAATTAGGAATTAGCTCAAATTCCACAGCTCCTAATTATAATTTCTTATTGTATCAAAGTGATTATGTGGGATACAATTGGCAGAACTTCAACAATGCTGATGAAGATGATAATTTTAAAAATATAGAAACTCAAAAAGTTCAGGCGAATATCCAAGTAAAAAAGTTTGCAAATCTTGAAGCAAGTTTCACTACAATTGATAATTACACATATTTCACCAAAGGAACGGATTCTTTAACAGTTCCAGAGCAGTATGATGGTAAGGTAGAGCTCCTGAAATTGAAGCTTTCTCAAAACCTCAATTTTGGATGGTTGGGGATTGATAATTCCATTCTATATCAAAACGTTTCTGGAGGAGAAGTTTATAGAGTTCCAAATGTAGTTACACGTAATAGTGTTTACTATCAAGATTATTGGTTTAAACGCGCATTATTTTTACAAACAGGAGTCACTTTTAAGTACTATTCAGAATATGATGCCGATGGATATGATCCGGTATTATCAGAGTTTTATGTACAAAGTCAGAATGAGATTGATTATTTTGATCAATTTGATAATAGTGACCCTGATAATATTGTAGATACCAGACAAACTTTTGGTGGTTTTCCTCAATTTGATATATTTTTTAATGCTAAAATTAGACAAACTCGAATCTACTTTAAGGTAGAAAATTTTGGAGAAGCTTTTAATCAGAATAACGAATTTTCTGCTCCAGGATATGCACCACGTGATGCTGTTATTCGTTTTGGATTGGTATGGAACTTCTTTCTATAATATATATAAACCTCCTGGTAAAGCTTATTTATTAGTTTATTAGTTGGTTGTTTTTTTACGAACCTTTCTTTTGGTCTTAATGGACATTGATAATATATTTTTTGAAATGATTCACAATATACGGACGTATAAAATTAGTCTACTCATTAAGTGTTTTTCTTGGACTCTCTGAAGTTTTTTACTCTACATATTTTTATTTTATACATACTTTGATATAATTTCTTTTTTTAAGAAGTAAGGTGGTTAGTTATAAAATGTTTTAGGTGTTTGCATAATGTTCATGAAGTAAGTCGGTATTATGAGAATATTTAAATTTTGGGAATATTCTTCTTTTATAAAATTATATTTAAGGAGGTTATTTTGTTAAATAACTATTAAGAAACCATTTTTTGATCAGATTATTAAAAAATAATTAACATTTAAAGGTATTAGTGTATTGAAAAAATCTATAATACCAATATTATTTGTTTTGATCTTTTTTTAAGGTATTTTGAAAAGGTTAAATGTATTTAATAATCTGTTAATCATTATTTTATATAATTTTTTGATTTTAAAAATTTAAGAATAAAATCTCACTTGTATATACTTTGTTAAGATTGATATATTGCTAAATTTAGGTTAAGTTTATTGTAGCTTTGACAAAATAAATGTGAAAAAACAACTAAATGTTTATTTGTCTTTTCAGCTAATATTTTAAGCCTAATGAGGAATATATTATTATATCTATTTGTGATCGCAACTCATTTTTGTGTTGCTCAGGAAAACACAGTGACGGGGAAAACTGTAAATTCAAAAAATGGAGAACCATTACCTTTTGTAAATATTATCAATAAAGCCAAAAATACAGGAACTACTTCTGATTTTGATGGTGTATTTTCAATTGTAGTAGAAAATGGAGAAACGTTAGAGTTCAGTTCAGTTGGTTTTAAAACAGTAACAATGGTAATTAAGGATACTGCTGTTTTGGATGTTCAAATGGATGAAGATGTTGCAGAATTAGAATCAGTAGTTGTAATTGGTTATGGTACGCAACGTAAAAAAGAGATTACCGGATCGGTAAGTATTGTGGGTGATGATGTTGTTAGTGAATTACAACCTCAAATCGCAACAGAGGCGCTTAGAGGAACTGTAGCTGGAGTAGAGGTTTCTCAACAAGGAGGAAATCCTGGAGCTGCATTTAATATTAATATTAGGGGAATTTCGTCTAATAGCAATAATAGACCAGATATCTATGTGGATGGAGCACTTACAGATTTTAATAATATAAACCCTGATGATATAGAGACATTTACTGTATTAAAGGATGCTCAAGCTGCAATATATGGTAGTACAGCTGCTAATGGTGTTATTTTAATTACGACCAAAGCAGGAAGAAGAGGTCAAAAACCAAAATTATCCTATAGTAATTACTATGGTTTTCAGCAAGTAACAAAGAAAATTAATGTACTGAATGCAACAGAATACGCTTTAGTGCAAAATGAAAAATTTGTTAATGGAGGTGATCCTATACGTTTTACCAATATAGCTTCTTTAGGAAGGGGAACAGATTGGCAGGAAGAAATTTTTAATACTGCAGCTGTTTTTAATCATGCACTTAGCATAAGAGGAGGAGGGGAAAAATATACTTACTTATTAAGTGGAGCTCATTTAGAGCAAGAAGGCGCAATCGGAGGTAGTAAAGCAAGATATCAAAGGGATAATGTACGTTTAAAATCAGATATATTTTTATCAGAGACTTTTAAAGTACGTACGGATATTAATTATTTATATACAGAAAATGGAGGAATCTTTGCGAATGGTTTAGGTTCAGTAACTTTTAATGCATTGAATTCCGAACCAACAATTCCACTAAGAGATGATAATGGAGTGCTTAGTTTAGGATCTGCAGAGAGCTCTAATGAAGTGTTTAATCCAGTAACTCAGATCGAAAATACTTTTAATGAATTTAGTCAAAATCGATTTTCTGGTTTTCTAAATTTAGAATATGATATTATTCAAAATTTAGAGCTTAATGGAAGGCTTAATATCACTCATCAATCTGGAAAACAACGTTCATTTACTCCTTCATTCGTGTATGGGCCAGGTAAAACAGCCAATGTAGACCCAGGAGAAAATACAGTTTTTGAACAAATAGATAATAACAACAATTATGTGTTTGATTATTTTGCTACCTACAGTAATACATTTGCAGAAAATCATGATGTTACGTTAACAGCGGGAGGAAGTGCTCAACGTTTTTGGGGGTTTGGTTTTAACGGAGTAGCGTTCGATATTCCATTTAACTCATTTGATTTTGCAATATTAAGTAATGGTCGTCCATTTTCTCCATCAATAGATGATGATGAAAGACCTAATCCTGATAACTTATTTGGGAGGTTCGAATACGCAAATACACGTTCTTCTTTATTTGGTAGATTTCAATACGGTTTTAATGGTAAATACTTGTTGTCAGCAGTTTTTAGAAATGATAGGTCATCTTTATTTGCTCCAGGTTTTGAGTCTGCAGATTTTTTTGGTATAACCGCTGGTTGGGTAGTTTCTGATGAGTCATTTATGGAAAATACAGGTATTACTTTATTAAAAATTAGAGGAAGTTACGGAGAACTAGGTAATGATAAAGCATTAGAAACAAGACAAGGTGTATTTAATTTTGATCTACAAGGAGAAGGAGAGTTTCCAATCAATGGAGGTAATACCATTATTAGAGGGGCTGCTCCAGGATCTTTAGGAAACCCTTTCCTAAAATGGGAGGTAGCCAAACAACTTGATGTTGGTTTTGATTTACAACTTTTGGATGGTAGGTTTAATTTTGTCTTTGATTACTTTATTAAGGATACAGAAAATCAAATAGTAGATGTTGACGTTTCTGGTATATTAGGAGGTGGTACTGCTGGAGCAGTTGTAGCTCCGCAAAATGTTGGTGATATACGTAATAAGGGTATGGAGTTTTCTGCGGATTATTCTTTTAATATAGGAAAGTTAGAAATTGGTTTAGGAGCAAATCTTACCGTTATAGATAATGAAGTAACCAAAGTTATTGGAGGAGAATTTATAGAACAAAGTGGTTTTAGATTAGGGCAAGCCGCCGCAAGATTTCAAGAAGGGCTACCAGTAGGTTCTTTTTATGGGTTACAGACTGCAGGAATATTTCAAACGCAAGAAGAAATAGACGACCACGCTACTTATAATTTAGGTGCAACTCCTGCTCCTGGTGATTTAATATTTGTGGATACTAACAATGATGGAGTTGTAGATAATGATGATAGAACGTATTTAGGTGATCCTCTGGGAGATTTTACTTATGGAATTAACCTGTCATTACAATATAAGGGTATTGATTTCTCAATAAGAGGATTTGGATCCCAAGGAAATGAATTACTTCGTTCATATGAAAGGGACAACCCTTTTGTAAACCAATTGGATTATGTGCTAGGTAGATGGACGGGTCCAGGGACGAGTAATGAAATACCAAGGTTAACTACAGAAACTACAAATAATGGATTGTTATCTACCTTTTTCGTAGAAGATGCATCTTATTTTAGAATAAATAATATCCAGTTGGGGTATAGTATTCCTGTAGATCCTTTCAAATCAATTGGTTTAGAGAAGCTTAGAATATATATGTTGGCTACTAACCCATTTACTTTTACAGAATATCGAGGGTATGATCCGGCAGCACAAACAGGTAATATTATAACAAGAGGAATAGATAATGGTTTTTATCCAGCTGTTAGTACTTACTCGATGGGTGTGAATGTTAATTTTTAAAAAGAAAGAAGCAAATTATAACTATGAAAAATATTAAAAATACTTATTTAACGATAGTTGTGTCCATGGCTTTTGTTATGATACCGCTATCCTGTAGTGAAGATTTTACAAATGTAGAACAAGAATTTGAAGTTGGAGTAGACGAATTTTTTCTTGAAGATGAGGCTTTTTTCGAATTGTTAATAAGCGCATATGATCCTTTGGCTTTTAGTTGGCAGACACAGCTTTTTGGAGAGTTTATGTCTGATAATGCTATAGTCGCTGGAGAAGATGGATGTCAGGATATTCCTGAGTTTCAAAGATTAGGTACATTAACACACACAACTACTAATATCGCTGTGGCACGCTTATGGGATTCTCTTTTTGGAGGAGTTTTTAGAGCTTCGTTTTTTTTAGATAATGCACAAACTAGGGAATTTGAAGATAAAGATGTATTTATAGCAGAAGCACGTTTTTTAAGAGCACTTTTTTATTTTGAGTTAGTCCGTAATTTTGGAGGTGTACCTCTAAAAGAATCCCGTTTTTTGCCAGGCGATGAAACAGCAATTCCTAGAAGTTCTATCGAAGAGACTTACGAATTTATCGAAAACGACCTTAATGCAGCAATTCCTGATCTTCCTATTGCTCAATCTCAAGTTGGTAGAGTTACCAGAGGAGGAGCTATGGCATTACTGGGAAAAGTAAAGTTTTACCAAGAAGACTGGGATGGTGCTATCGAAGCACTTACATCTGTTACCACGTTAGGGTTTTCTTTAATGCCTAATTTTGGAGATGTATTTACTACAGCAGGTGAAAATGGTATTGAGTCTGTTTTTGAAATACAATATTCTAATGCAGAAGGTGGTAATTGGAATAATTGGCAAGAAAATGCTGAGAGTGAGGGTAATATAGGGGCGTTCTTTTCAGGTCCCCGTTTAAGTGGAGATCCGGTATATGATGCAGGTTTTAGTTTTAATATACCACAAGCTGATCTAGTAGATTTGTATGTCACTACTGATAGCAGAAAATCTCCTACAATATTAAATTTACTTGAATATTTTGGTGTAACAACCGAACAAGAACTTATTGATAGTGCAATAGAATATACCCCAGGATGTGAAACGGATAGAGGATTTTATTTCAATAAAATTATTCCGCGTACTGGAGAGATAGACGGAGCTAATCAATTTGCTCGATCTCCTTACAATCATAGGTATATAAGATACGCTGATGTGCTGTTAATGTTAGCGGAAGCACATAATAGAAAAGCCGCACCGAATGAGAACTTAGCCAAGAGTTTTTTACGTCAGGTTGTAGACAGAGCACATGGTGCTGGAGTAATAAGTATTCCAGAATCAGGAATGCAACTTACACAAAGAATCTGGGATGAAAGAAGATTGGAATTTGCCGGAGAAGGTGATAGATTTTATGATTTGATAAGAACAAATCAAGCAGCAAGTAGGCTTCCTAATTTTGAAATAGGGAAGCATGAGTTATTTCCTATACCGCTAGATGAGATTCAGTTTTCTCAAGGGAATTGGGCGCAAAACCCAGGTTGGTAATATTTTAATCAAGAGCAAGAAAAATGAAAAATTTTAATTTATTTATAGTATTAGTATTATCAATCTTGTTTGTGGGATGCCAGCAAGACGATAGTAGTACAGCTTTTATTGCAAATGCAGAGGAAGCTATTGTGACAGATGTGATGTTTGGAATTTCCGATGATAATTCAGGAGATGTTACGATTACTCCTTTAGGAAATAATGTGTTATCCTTTGATGTGTTTTTTGGAGATGACACCATAAATCCCGTAACTGTGATCAATGGAGAAAGTGTAGAACATACTTATGCTAGGGAAGGAATCTATGAAATAACAGTGCTTGCTTATAATGCAATTGGAGAAATTAGTGAATACAAAGAAGATCTAGAAGTGTCGTTTAAAGCACCGG
This genomic interval carries:
- a CDS encoding RagB/SusD family nutrient uptake outer membrane protein, with product MKNIKNTYLTIVVSMAFVMIPLSCSEDFTNVEQEFEVGVDEFFLEDEAFFELLISAYDPLAFSWQTQLFGEFMSDNAIVAGEDGCQDIPEFQRLGTLTHTTTNIAVARLWDSLFGGVFRASFFLDNAQTREFEDKDVFIAEARFLRALFYFELVRNFGGVPLKESRFLPGDETAIPRSSIEETYEFIENDLNAAIPDLPIAQSQVGRVTRGGAMALLGKVKFYQEDWDGAIEALTSVTTLGFSLMPNFGDVFTTAGENGIESVFEIQYSNAEGGNWNNWQENAESEGNIGAFFSGPRLSGDPVYDAGFSFNIPQADLVDLYVTTDSRKSPTILNLLEYFGVTTEQELIDSAIEYTPGCETDRGFYFNKIIPRTGEIDGANQFARSPYNHRYIRYADVLLMLAEAHNRKAAPNENLAKSFLRQVVDRAHGAGVISIPESGMQLTQRIWDERRLEFAGEGDRFYDLIRTNQAASRLPNFEIGKHELFPIPLDEIQFSQGNWAQNPGW
- a CDS encoding putative porin; the encoded protein is MKKNLVFIIILLLGSITFAQEGNEEEIDGGGTNIQQKPDFAKSKRPLTKKGKSKPPITDYKIIDLKNDTTFVDTTLTIQRDYNFNYLRRDDFGLQPINNVGQTYNSLVKIEERDHVLPLFGARARHFNFMEVEDIKYYNVPTPLTELYFKTTFEQGQQLDAFLTINTSPRLNLSIAYKGNRSLGKYQHALTSTGNFRAMANYSTKNDRYRIKTHFVSQDLLNQENGGLSENGLNQYLSNTEEFEDADEFSDRAAIEVNFENAESILLGKRFYLNHRYSIIKKTDSSSTDVAVGHILDITDKSFQFDQDAASDLFGTSYETTGALSDKVALEDFTNQLFLNVDNAWLGNLRVNAGYSDYNYGYNTIVTLEGGTDITNRIKGNVLTVGGSYQKNYKGFQLAANGMSIISGDFDGNFLNASAGYQLRDYGLQLGISSNSTAPNYNFLLYQSDYVGYNWQNFNNADEDDNFKNIETQKVQANIQVKKFANLEASFTTIDNYTYFTKGTDSLTVPEQYDGKVELLKLKLSQNLNFGWLGIDNSILYQNVSGGEVYRVPNVVTRNSVYYQDYWFKRALFLQTGVTFKYYSEYDADGYDPVLSEFYVQSQNEIDYFDQFDNSDPDNIVDTRQTFGGFPQFDIFFNAKIRQTRIYFKVENFGEAFNQNNEFSAPGYAPRDAVIRFGLVWNFFL
- a CDS encoding TonB-dependent receptor; the protein is MRNILLYLFVIATHFCVAQENTVTGKTVNSKNGEPLPFVNIINKAKNTGTTSDFDGVFSIVVENGETLEFSSVGFKTVTMVIKDTAVLDVQMDEDVAELESVVVIGYGTQRKKEITGSVSIVGDDVVSELQPQIATEALRGTVAGVEVSQQGGNPGAAFNINIRGISSNSNNRPDIYVDGALTDFNNINPDDIETFTVLKDAQAAIYGSTAANGVILITTKAGRRGQKPKLSYSNYYGFQQVTKKINVLNATEYALVQNEKFVNGGDPIRFTNIASLGRGTDWQEEIFNTAAVFNHALSIRGGGEKYTYLLSGAHLEQEGAIGGSKARYQRDNVRLKSDIFLSETFKVRTDINYLYTENGGIFANGLGSVTFNALNSEPTIPLRDDNGVLSLGSAESSNEVFNPVTQIENTFNEFSQNRFSGFLNLEYDIIQNLELNGRLNITHQSGKQRSFTPSFVYGPGKTANVDPGENTVFEQIDNNNNYVFDYFATYSNTFAENHDVTLTAGGSAQRFWGFGFNGVAFDIPFNSFDFAILSNGRPFSPSIDDDERPNPDNLFGRFEYANTRSSLFGRFQYGFNGKYLLSAVFRNDRSSLFAPGFESADFFGITAGWVVSDESFMENTGITLLKIRGSYGELGNDKALETRQGVFNFDLQGEGEFPINGGNTIIRGAAPGSLGNPFLKWEVAKQLDVGFDLQLLDGRFNFVFDYFIKDTENQIVDVDVSGILGGGTAGAVVAPQNVGDIRNKGMEFSADYSFNIGKLEIGLGANLTVIDNEVTKVIGGEFIEQSGFRLGQAAARFQEGLPVGSFYGLQTAGIFQTQEEIDDHATYNLGATPAPGDLIFVDTNNDGVVDNDDRTYLGDPLGDFTYGINLSLQYKGIDFSIRGFGSQGNELLRSYERDNPFVNQLDYVLGRWTGPGTSNEIPRLTTETTNNGLLSTFFVEDASYFRINNIQLGYSIPVDPFKSIGLEKLRIYMLATNPFTFTEYRGYDPAAQTGNIITRGIDNGFYPAVSTYSMGVNVNF